A single genomic interval of Rhizobium leguminosarum bv. trifolii WSM1325 harbors:
- a CDS encoding Glycerone kinase (PFAM: Dak kinase; Dak phosphatase~KEGG: rec:RHECIAT_CH0002635 dihydroxyacetone kinase protein): protein MKHFFNRRENIVTEALDGLLLTSSKGRLARLDSFPDIKVILRADWDKSKVAIISGGGAGHEPSHAGFVGKGMLTAAVSGEIFASPSVDAVLTAIRAVTGEKGALLIVKNYTGDRLNFGLAAEKARAEGFDVEMVIVADDIAIPEINQPRGVAGTLFVHKIAGYHAERGEDLKTVAAHAAAAAGDIASLGMSLSTCSVPGQAHEDRLGENEGELGLGIHGEPGVERITLQPVADIVATMVARLSPALREGASHALLINNLGAVPPLEMTVIANAVLSSPLGRRVRLIIGPAPMMTALNMNGFSLSLIRLDAVREAALTAAVEPHAWMPAVERHEIQIIAAPRTSAGLNGANGAAGDDAHNRRLITALCEHLISQESELNRLDGRVGDGDTGSTVATGARSVLARLDTLPLDRPAATLASLGDILGTSMGGSSGVLLSIFFTAAAKAMADKADISAALLAGLDRMTFYGGAGVGDRTMVDALSPALQALASGDVAAAAKAAAAGAESTKAMTKAKAGRASYVGERDLAGVADPGAVAVAGAFGVAASLA from the coding sequence ATGAAACACTTCTTCAACCGCAGGGAAAACATCGTCACCGAAGCCTTGGACGGTCTGCTTCTGACGAGCAGCAAGGGTCGTCTTGCCCGCCTCGACAGCTTTCCCGACATCAAGGTGATCCTGCGCGCGGACTGGGACAAGTCGAAGGTGGCGATCATATCCGGCGGCGGCGCCGGCCATGAGCCCTCCCATGCCGGCTTCGTCGGTAAGGGCATGCTGACGGCTGCCGTATCCGGCGAGATTTTCGCCTCGCCGAGCGTCGATGCCGTGCTGACGGCGATCCGCGCCGTGACCGGCGAAAAGGGCGCCCTGCTGATCGTCAAGAACTACACCGGCGACCGGCTGAATTTCGGCCTCGCCGCCGAAAAGGCGCGCGCCGAGGGCTTCGACGTCGAGATGGTCATCGTCGCCGACGACATCGCCATCCCCGAGATCAACCAGCCCCGCGGTGTCGCCGGCACGCTCTTCGTCCACAAGATCGCTGGCTATCATGCCGAAAGGGGCGAGGACCTGAAGACGGTCGCAGCCCATGCCGCCGCGGCAGCCGGCGACATCGCCTCGCTCGGTATGTCGCTTTCCACCTGCAGCGTGCCGGGCCAGGCGCATGAGGACCGTCTCGGCGAGAACGAGGGCGAACTCGGCCTTGGCATCCATGGCGAGCCCGGCGTCGAACGCATCACTTTGCAGCCGGTCGCCGATATCGTCGCCACCATGGTGGCGCGCCTGTCGCCTGCGCTGCGCGAAGGGGCAAGCCACGCCCTCCTCATCAACAATCTCGGCGCCGTGCCGCCACTCGAAATGACCGTCATTGCCAATGCCGTGCTGTCCTCGCCGCTTGGCCGCCGCGTCCGGCTGATCATTGGCCCGGCGCCGATGATGACCGCGCTCAACATGAACGGCTTCTCGCTGTCGCTGATCCGGCTGGACGCCGTGCGTGAGGCCGCGCTAACGGCAGCGGTCGAACCGCATGCCTGGATGCCGGCCGTCGAACGCCACGAGATCCAGATCATCGCCGCACCGAGAACATCAGCCGGATTGAACGGCGCGAACGGCGCAGCTGGAGATGACGCCCACAACCGGCGCCTGATCACGGCACTCTGCGAACATCTGATCTCGCAGGAAAGCGAACTCAACCGGCTGGATGGCCGCGTCGGCGACGGTGATACCGGCTCGACGGTGGCGACGGGCGCCCGCAGCGTGCTGGCCCGCCTCGACACACTGCCGCTCGACCGGCCGGCCGCAACCCTTGCCTCGCTTGGCGATATCCTCGGCACCAGCATGGGCGGATCGAGTGGCGTGCTGCTATCGATCTTCTTCACCGCCGCAGCAAAGGCGATGGCTGACAAGGCCGATATATCAGCAGCCCTTCTTGCCGGGCTCGACAGGATGACGTTCTATGGCGGAGCCGGAGTCGGCGACCGGACGATGGTCGATGCGTTGTCGCCTGCCCTGCAGGCGCTCGCATCCGGCGATGTCGCCGCCGCGGCAAAGGCTGCGGCAGCGGGGGCGGAGTCGACGAAGGCGATGACGAAGGCGAAAGCCGGACGCGCCTCCTATGTCGGCGAAAGGGATCTGGCGGGCGTTGCCGATCCCGGCGCCGTCGCGGTTGCCGGCGCGTTCGGTGTGGCGGCAAGCCTCGCCTGA
- a CDS encoding binding-protein-dependent transport systems inner membrane component (PFAM: binding-protein-dependent transport systems inner membrane component~KEGG: rec:RHECIAT_CH0002631 probable sugar ABC transporter, permease protein), with amino-acid sequence MSAANSAHSVVVPSLSSKRIAGTIVVLYALITLIPLVWIFLTSIKSPPDSISYPPKIVFSPSLEGYCNLFTTRTRQTPDYIASLPAPVGTCDEVTRKRNMVIAGPSNFLPRFINSLVIAFGSTFLAVFLGTLAAYGFSRFKIPLADDLMFFILSTRMMPPIAVAIPIYLMYRELGLSDTALGMILLYTAVNVSLAVWLLKGFIDEIPREYEEAAMIDGYTRLQAFRKVVLPQATTGIAATAIFCLIFAWNEYAFAALLTSGEAQTAPPFIPTIIGEGGQDWPAVAAGTTIFLIPILVFTILLRKQLLRGITFGAVRK; translated from the coding sequence ATGAGCGCCGCCAACTCAGCCCATTCGGTTGTCGTACCGAGCCTGTCCAGCAAGCGCATCGCCGGCACCATCGTCGTCCTCTACGCGCTGATCACCCTCATCCCGCTCGTCTGGATCTTCCTGACCAGCATCAAGTCGCCGCCGGATTCGATCAGCTATCCCCCGAAGATCGTCTTTTCGCCATCGCTCGAAGGTTATTGCAATCTGTTCACCACGCGCACGCGGCAGACACCTGATTATATCGCCTCGCTGCCGGCACCGGTCGGCACCTGCGATGAGGTGACGCGCAAGCGCAACATGGTGATAGCAGGCCCGTCAAACTTCCTGCCGCGCTTCATCAATTCGCTGGTGATCGCCTTCGGCTCCACCTTCCTCGCGGTCTTCCTCGGCACGCTCGCCGCCTATGGCTTTTCCCGCTTCAAGATCCCGCTCGCCGACGACCTGATGTTCTTCATCCTGTCGACGCGCATGATGCCGCCGATCGCCGTCGCCATCCCGATCTACCTGATGTATCGCGAGCTCGGCCTTTCGGACACGGCGCTCGGCATGATCCTGCTCTACACCGCCGTCAACGTCTCGCTCGCCGTCTGGCTGCTCAAGGGTTTCATCGACGAAATCCCGCGCGAATATGAGGAAGCGGCGATGATCGACGGCTATACCCGCCTGCAGGCTTTCCGCAAGGTCGTGCTGCCGCAGGCGACCACAGGAATTGCCGCCACCGCAATTTTCTGCCTGATCTTCGCCTGGAACGAATATGCCTTCGCCGCCCTTCTAACCTCGGGCGAGGCGCAGACCGCGCCGCCCTTCATCCCGACGATCATCGGCGAAGGCGGTCAGGACTGGCCGGCGGTTGCCGCCGGCACGACGATCTTCCTGATTCCGATCCTGGTCTTCACCATTCTCCTGCGCAAACAGCTGCTGCGCGGCATCACCTTCGGAGCCGTCCGCAAATGA
- a CDS encoding ABC transporter related (PFAM: ABC transporter related; Transport-associated OB domain protein~SMART: AAA ATPase~KEGG: rec:RHECIAT_CH0002633 probable sugar ABC transporter, ATP-binding protein), whose product MADIRIENLRKEFGSFVAVEDSSFTVHDGEFLALLGPSGCGKTTTLRMIAGLELPSSGKIYLDGEDVTFNRASARDIAFVFQLFALYPHMNVRKNIGFPLLSQGMPKAEIRQRVEETARLLQIDHILNRSVSGLAGGDRQRVALGRAIVRRPKCFLMDEPLGTLDAEFREIMVHELRELHNRIHATTVYVTHDQHEAMAMADKIAVMNHGVIEQFGTPQEIYAKPATMYVADFIGSPPMNFMRFTSGLKSGDKSILLDGVDVAVPEIHQDMAESQLALGVRPEHIRFSDASALRGAVYGSEYLGTNQVVAVETQGGLIKARVPANRSFQIGERVGLEFNPAKLALFDCTSGRAVPSSLYQETRHG is encoded by the coding sequence ATGGCGGATATCCGGATCGAAAATCTCCGCAAGGAATTCGGCAGCTTCGTCGCCGTCGAGGATTCGAGCTTCACCGTCCATGACGGCGAGTTCCTGGCACTGCTCGGTCCATCAGGCTGCGGCAAGACGACGACGCTTCGCATGATTGCCGGCCTCGAGCTGCCGTCGAGCGGCAAGATCTATCTCGACGGCGAGGATGTCACCTTCAACCGCGCCAGCGCCCGCGACATCGCCTTCGTCTTCCAACTCTTCGCGCTCTACCCGCATATGAACGTGCGTAAGAATATCGGCTTCCCGCTGCTGTCGCAGGGCATGCCCAAAGCCGAAATCCGTCAACGCGTCGAAGAGACCGCCCGCCTGCTGCAGATCGACCATATTCTCAACCGCTCGGTCTCGGGCCTTGCCGGCGGCGACCGGCAGCGCGTGGCGCTCGGCCGCGCCATCGTCCGGCGCCCGAAATGCTTCCTGATGGACGAGCCGCTCGGCACGCTCGATGCCGAGTTCCGCGAGATCATGGTCCACGAGCTGCGAGAACTGCACAACCGCATCCATGCCACCACCGTCTACGTCACCCACGACCAGCACGAGGCGATGGCGATGGCCGACAAGATCGCCGTCATGAACCATGGCGTCATCGAGCAGTTCGGCACGCCGCAGGAGATCTATGCCAAGCCGGCGACCATGTATGTCGCCGATTTCATCGGCTCGCCGCCGATGAACTTCATGCGCTTCACCTCGGGCCTGAAAAGCGGCGACAAGTCGATCCTGCTCGACGGCGTCGATGTCGCCGTTCCTGAGATCCACCAAGACATGGCCGAAAGCCAACTGGCGCTCGGCGTCCGGCCGGAGCATATCCGCTTCAGCGACGCCTCGGCGCTGCGCGGTGCCGTCTATGGCAGCGAATATCTCGGCACTAACCAGGTCGTGGCTGTGGAAACCCAGGGCGGCCTGATCAAGGCCCGCGTTCCCGCCAATCGCAGCTTCCAGATCGGCGAAAGGGTCGGCCTCGAATTCAACCCGGCGAAACTCGCGCTCTTCGACTGCACATCGGGCCGTGCCGTACCGTCCTCGCTCTATCAGGAGACCCGGCATGGCTAA
- a CDS encoding dihydroxyacetone kinase, phosphotransfer subunit (TIGRFAM: dihydroxyacetone kinase, phosphotransfer subunit~PFAM: PTS system fructose subfamily IIA component~KEGG: rec:RHECIAT_CH0002637 probable PTS-dependent dihydroxyacetone kinase protein, phosphotransferase subunit), which yields MNGKTANVGIVIVSHSPLVARGIADMVRQMVGDSVPLAWSGGNVHGELGTDAGGILRAIEAAWSDAGVAVFVDLGGAETNSEMAIEMLGLPRAALVSICNAPLVEGAVIAAAEASGGASLAKVVATAEELSP from the coding sequence ATGAATGGAAAGACCGCAAATGTGGGTATCGTGATCGTCTCCCACTCGCCGCTGGTGGCAAGGGGGATCGCCGATATGGTGCGACAGATGGTGGGCGACAGCGTGCCGCTCGCCTGGTCGGGCGGCAATGTCCATGGCGAACTCGGCACCGATGCCGGCGGTATCCTCAGGGCGATCGAGGCCGCTTGGTCCGATGCCGGCGTCGCCGTCTTCGTCGATCTCGGCGGTGCTGAAACGAACAGCGAGATGGCGATCGAAATGCTGGGCCTTCCCCGCGCAGCCCTCGTCTCCATCTGCAACGCGCCTTTGGTTGAAGGCGCCGTCATCGCCGCCGCCGAGGCGTCGGGGGGCGCTTCGCTGGCCAAGGTCGTCGCCACAGCCGAGGAACTGTCCCCCTGA
- a CDS encoding binding-protein-dependent transport systems inner membrane component (PFAM: binding-protein-dependent transport systems inner membrane component~KEGG: rec:RHECIAT_CH0002630 probable sugar ABC transporter, permease protein), translating into MTISHSSIVEKAADATARATPSSVARRVRGLSDRAIAWLFIAPAITLLLAINIFPLLWAVYLSFTNYRANRPNAPVLGVGLGNYQRVLNDPDIWQAMQTTAHFVFWTIVLQTVIGFTLAYLIDRKFRGHAFWTTIILIPMMLSPAVVGNFWRFLYEPQIGLFAYAVSMVSGIPTSDIQMLGNVSLAPWAIIIVDTWMWTPYVMLICLAGLRSIPDYIYEAAEVDRASPWRQFWSITVPMALPFIMLAVLFRGIENFKMFDMVTLLTGGGPGSVTEVASITLKRAAFESWATGRASAFAIILFVAVFGLANIYVKALNKVKQR; encoded by the coding sequence TTGACCATTTCCCATTCCTCCATCGTCGAGAAGGCAGCCGATGCGACTGCGAGGGCAACGCCCTCCTCGGTCGCCCGGCGCGTCCGCGGCCTCTCCGACAGGGCGATCGCCTGGCTGTTTATTGCGCCTGCCATCACCCTGCTCTTGGCGATCAATATCTTCCCACTGCTTTGGGCGGTCTATCTCTCCTTTACCAATTACCGCGCCAACCGGCCGAATGCGCCGGTCCTGGGCGTCGGCCTTGGAAATTACCAGCGCGTTCTGAACGACCCCGATATCTGGCAAGCGATGCAGACTACCGCGCATTTCGTCTTCTGGACGATCGTATTGCAGACGGTGATCGGCTTCACGCTCGCCTACCTGATCGACCGCAAGTTTCGCGGCCATGCCTTCTGGACGACGATCATCCTGATCCCGATGATGCTGTCGCCCGCCGTCGTCGGCAATTTCTGGCGCTTCCTCTACGAGCCGCAGATCGGCCTCTTCGCCTATGCCGTGTCGATGGTGTCTGGCATCCCGACGTCGGATATCCAGATGCTCGGCAATGTCTCGCTGGCGCCCTGGGCGATTATCATCGTCGATACCTGGATGTGGACGCCCTATGTGATGCTGATCTGCCTAGCCGGGCTGCGCTCGATCCCCGACTATATCTATGAGGCGGCCGAGGTCGACCGCGCCTCGCCATGGCGCCAGTTCTGGTCGATCACCGTGCCGATGGCCCTGCCCTTCATCATGCTCGCCGTACTCTTCCGCGGCATCGAGAATTTCAAGATGTTCGACATGGTGACGCTGCTCACCGGCGGCGGGCCGGGCTCGGTCACTGAGGTCGCCTCGATCACGCTGAAACGCGCCGCCTTCGAAAGCTGGGCGACCGGCCGGGCCTCGGCTTTCGCCATCATCCTCTTCGTCGCGGTGTTCGGCCTCGCTAACATCTACGTCAAGGCATTGAACAAGGTGAAGCAACGATGA
- a CDS encoding dihydroxyacetone kinase, L subunit (TIGRFAM: dihydroxyacetone kinase, L subunit~PFAM: Dak phosphatase~KEGG: rec:RHECIAT_CH0002636 probable PTS-dependent dihydroxyacetone kinase protein, ADP-binding subunit) — translation MQAEPVLVAGLIEVCRATIAANSDHLCALDRAIGDGDHGTNMRRGCEAVSAEGESLSSLPFPDAMEKIGLTLVMNVGGAAGPLYGTLLMEIGRELRKSNEKADFSLVLKQAIDAVARRGRAHAGDKTLLDVLYPVHAALEKRSPLGDVARKAERSASRTADMKAMRGRAAYLGDRSIGHVDPGASSCALLTTAICRYLGEHRPQ, via the coding sequence GTGCAGGCGGAACCGGTGCTTGTGGCAGGATTGATCGAGGTGTGCCGCGCGACGATCGCGGCAAACAGCGATCACCTCTGCGCGCTCGATCGCGCCATCGGCGATGGTGATCACGGAACCAACATGCGGCGCGGCTGTGAGGCAGTGAGCGCCGAAGGCGAAAGCCTGTCCAGCCTGCCCTTCCCCGACGCCATGGAAAAGATCGGCCTGACGCTGGTGATGAATGTCGGCGGTGCCGCCGGGCCACTCTACGGCACGCTGCTGATGGAGATCGGCCGCGAGCTTCGCAAAAGCAACGAGAAAGCCGATTTTTCCCTCGTGCTGAAACAGGCAATCGACGCCGTCGCAAGGCGCGGGCGGGCGCATGCCGGCGACAAGACGCTGCTCGACGTGCTCTATCCCGTGCATGCCGCGCTGGAGAAGCGGTCTCCACTCGGTGACGTCGCCCGCAAGGCCGAACGTTCTGCCAGCCGCACGGCTGACATGAAGGCGATGCGCGGGCGCGCGGCCTATCTCGGCGACCGCTCGATCGGCCATGTCGATCCCGGCGCGTCGAGCTGCGCGCTGCTGACCACGGCGATCTGCCGCTATCTCGGGGAGCATCGTCCGCAATGA
- a CDS encoding ABC transporter related (PFAM: ABC transporter related; Transport-associated OB domain protein~SMART: AAA ATPase~KEGG: rec:RHECIAT_CH0002634 probable sugar ABC transporter, ATP-binding protein), which translates to MANVVLRNLAKRFGDTQALADLDLSIRDGEFVVLLGPTGAGKTTTLRLIAGLEKPDSGGIEIGGRNVAAEAPAERDVAFVFQQYSLYPHMTVYENLAFPLKAPVRKLSTAEIDRRVREVARMVRIDHKLENRSTRLSGGEMQRVAIGRALVRRPAIYLMDEPLSSLDAKLRAELRLELKRIQKELGSTLLYVTHDQVEAMTMADRIGIVAEGRLMQVGTPREIYGNPANLHVAARLGQPHINLLPADLLPGGQPPAGTKTVGARTEHLDIVVGKDANAEIDWIEHLGDQNHLHIRVRDPRQAAREHKLVTLADPYLAIAPGDRISLTLRDPLYFDVAGQRLS; encoded by the coding sequence ATGGCTAATGTCGTCCTCAGGAACCTCGCCAAGCGCTTCGGCGACACCCAGGCTTTGGCCGACCTCGATCTTTCGATCCGCGACGGCGAGTTCGTCGTGCTGCTCGGTCCCACAGGCGCCGGCAAGACCACGACGCTGCGGCTGATCGCCGGCCTCGAAAAGCCCGACAGCGGTGGCATCGAGATCGGCGGCCGCAATGTCGCCGCCGAAGCGCCCGCCGAACGCGACGTCGCCTTCGTCTTCCAGCAATATTCGCTCTATCCGCATATGACGGTTTACGAGAACCTCGCCTTCCCGCTGAAGGCGCCGGTCCGCAAACTCAGCACTGCGGAGATCGACCGGCGCGTGCGCGAAGTCGCGCGCATGGTCCGGATCGACCACAAGCTGGAGAACCGCTCTACCAGGCTTTCCGGCGGCGAGATGCAGCGTGTCGCGATCGGCCGGGCGCTGGTGCGCCGGCCGGCGATCTACCTGATGGACGAGCCGCTGTCCTCGCTCGACGCCAAGCTGCGCGCCGAACTGCGCCTGGAGCTCAAGCGTATCCAGAAGGAACTGGGCTCGACTTTACTCTATGTCACCCACGACCAGGTGGAAGCCATGACCATGGCCGACCGCATCGGCATCGTCGCCGAGGGACGGCTGATGCAAGTGGGAACGCCGCGCGAAATCTACGGCAATCCCGCCAACCTGCATGTCGCCGCCCGCCTCGGCCAGCCGCATATCAACCTTCTGCCGGCGGACCTGCTCCCGGGCGGTCAGCCGCCGGCCGGCACGAAAACCGTCGGCGCCCGCACCGAACATCTTGATATCGTCGTCGGCAAAGATGCCAACGCCGAGATCGACTGGATCGAACATCTGGGCGACCAGAACCATCTGCACATCAGGGTCCGCGATCCCAGGCAGGCCGCGCGGGAACACAAGCTCGTCACACTTGCGGATCCATATCTGGCGATTGCGCCGGGCGACCGGATCAGCCTGACGCTACGTGATCCGCTTTATTTCGATGTGGCTGGACAGCGCCTGTCCTGA
- a CDS encoding Phosphotransferase system, phosphocarrier protein HPr (TIGRFAM: phosphocarrier, HPr family~PFAM: phosphoryl transfer system HPr~KEGG: rec:RHECIAT_CH0002638 probable protein-N(pi)-phosphohistidine-sugar phosphotransferase protein (enzyme II of the phosphotransferase system)) has translation MHVNCQTEVEVKHGVGLHARPSVTFTRLAKSFPCSIEIAVNGSDVWLNGKSIIKIMGARIRKGSILRIRADGILAEEAIRALKELIERNFDEEKKHGRTA, from the coding sequence TTGCATGTGAATTGCCAGACGGAGGTAGAAGTCAAGCACGGCGTCGGGCTGCATGCCCGCCCCTCCGTCACCTTCACGCGGCTTGCCAAGTCCTTCCCCTGTTCGATCGAGATCGCCGTCAACGGCAGCGATGTCTGGCTGAACGGCAAGAGCATCATCAAGATCATGGGCGCGCGAATCCGAAAAGGGTCGATCCTTAGAATACGGGCCGACGGCATTCTCGCCGAAGAGGCGATCCGCGCCCTGAAGGAACTCATCGAGCGCAACTTCGATGAGGAAAAGAAACATGGCCGAACCGCTTAG
- a CDS encoding conserved hypothetical protein (KEGG: rec:RHECIAT_CH0002632 hypothetical protein), whose protein sequence is MSHLIETRTPARPKRSFFLRRGPMETIATVLIGLGFLMLFQPFLLVLYTYSLVTLLAGTVMFIIVSKFPE, encoded by the coding sequence ATGAGCCACCTGATCGAAACACGCACCCCTGCCCGTCCGAAACGGTCGTTCTTCCTGCGCCGCGGCCCGATGGAGACCATCGCCACCGTGTTGATCGGGCTCGGCTTCCTGATGCTGTTCCAGCCCTTCCTGCTGGTGCTCTACACCTATTCGCTGGTCACCCTGCTTGCAGGCACCGTCATGTTCATCATCGTCTCGAAATTCCCGGAGTGA
- a CDS encoding extracellular solute-binding protein family 1 (PFAM: extracellular solute-binding protein family 1~KEGG: rec:RHECIAT_CH0002629 probable sugar ABC transporter, substrate-binding protein) codes for MQKTSKALFGLATAFVMSSALPNLAKADELTLCWAAWDPANALVELSKDFTAKTGTQMKFEFVPWTSYADRFLNELNSHGKLCDLIIGDSQWIGGSAENGHYVKLNDFFDKEGIKMDDFVPATVVGYSEWPKNTPNYWALPAMGDVVGWTYRKDWFEKPELQKEFKEKYGHDLAAPKTYDELKQIAEFFQKREIDGKTVYGASIYTERGSEGITMGVTNVLYDWGFQYENPKKPYDMEGFVNSADAVKGLEFYKSLYDCCTPPGSSNVYMVESADAFKSGQVAMQMNFAFTWPGLYKDEKVGGDRIGFFPNPAEKAHFAQLGGQGISVVSYSDKRDAALQYIKWFAQPDVQAKWWELGGFSCLNSVVNAPGFAKSQPYAQAFLDSMAIVKDFWAEPSYASLLQAMQKRVHNYVVAGNGTAKEALDGLVKDWSDVFKDDGKI; via the coding sequence ATGCAGAAAACATCGAAAGCCCTTTTCGGGCTGGCCACGGCATTTGTCATGTCGTCGGCATTGCCCAATCTCGCCAAAGCCGATGAACTGACCCTGTGCTGGGCCGCATGGGACCCCGCCAATGCGCTGGTCGAGCTCTCGAAGGATTTCACCGCCAAGACCGGCACGCAGATGAAGTTCGAATTCGTTCCCTGGACGAGTTATGCCGATCGCTTCCTCAACGAGCTGAATTCGCACGGCAAGCTCTGCGACCTGATCATCGGCGACAGCCAGTGGATCGGCGGCTCGGCAGAGAACGGCCATTACGTCAAGCTCAACGACTTCTTCGACAAGGAAGGCATCAAGATGGATGACTTCGTGCCGGCGACGGTCGTCGGCTACTCGGAATGGCCGAAGAACACCCCGAACTACTGGGCGCTGCCCGCCATGGGCGACGTCGTCGGCTGGACCTACCGCAAGGACTGGTTCGAGAAGCCGGAACTGCAGAAGGAATTCAAGGAGAAATACGGCCACGATCTCGCAGCGCCGAAGACCTACGACGAACTGAAGCAGATCGCCGAGTTCTTCCAGAAGCGTGAGATCGACGGCAAGACCGTCTACGGCGCCTCGATCTATACCGAGCGCGGCTCCGAAGGCATCACCATGGGCGTCACCAACGTGCTCTACGACTGGGGCTTCCAGTACGAGAACCCGAAGAAGCCCTATGACATGGAAGGCTTCGTCAACTCGGCCGACGCGGTCAAGGGCCTCGAATTCTACAAGTCGCTCTATGATTGCTGCACCCCGCCCGGCAGCTCCAACGTCTACATGGTCGAATCCGCCGACGCCTTCAAATCCGGCCAGGTCGCCATGCAGATGAACTTCGCCTTCACTTGGCCCGGCCTTTACAAGGACGAGAAGGTCGGCGGCGACAGGATCGGCTTCTTCCCCAATCCGGCTGAAAAGGCGCATTTCGCCCAGCTCGGCGGCCAGGGCATCTCGGTGGTCTCCTATTCCGACAAACGCGATGCCGCCCTGCAATACATCAAGTGGTTCGCACAGCCCGATGTACAGGCCAAATGGTGGGAACTCGGCGGTTTTTCCTGCCTGAACTCCGTCGTCAATGCGCCAGGCTTTGCCAAGAGCCAGCCCTATGCCCAGGCCTTCCTGGACTCGATGGCGATCGTCAAGGATTTCTGGGCCGAGCCGAGCTACGCCTCGCTGCTGCAGGCCATGCAGAAGCGCGTCCATAATTACGTGGTCGCCGGCAACGGCACTGCCAAGGAAGCGCTCGACGGTCTGGTGAAAGACTGGAGCGACGTCTTCAAGGACGACGGCAAGATCTGA